Genomic window ([Empedobacter] haloabium):
CATCGCGCCGGGCTTCTTCCCGTCCAAGATGAGCGCCGGCGTGCTGTCCACGATGGGCGATCGCCTGACGGCCGAAGCGCCGCTGGGCCGCCTGGGCAGCGACGAAGACCTGAAGGGCGCCGTGGTGCTGTTCGCCTCCGACGCGGGCCGCCACATCACGGGCCAGATCCTCGCCGTCGACGGCGGCGTCTCGGCCGTCTGAACCTTGGGGTCTGTCCCTGCAAGGGACTGACCCCGAAGTTTGCTCCCTCGGTAGAAATGGCATGCAAACTTCAGGGTCAGTCCCCAAGGGGACAGACCCTGACCCACTGATAAGGAAGAAACAAGATGACGACATTCCAACGCATGGTCCTGGCCTCCCGCCCGCCGGCCGAGGTCACCCCCGACAACTTCCGCCTCGAGACCGTCGAAGTGCCGGCGCTGGCCGACGGCCAGGTCCTGGTGCGCAACCACTTCCTGTCGCTCGACCCGTACATGCGCGGCCGCATGAGCGACGCCAAGAGCTATGCCGCGCCGCAGCCGCTGAACGAGACCATGATCGGCGGTACCGTCGGCCAGGTGGTCGAGTCGAAGCACCCGAAATACCAGAAGGGCGACTTCGTCGTCGGCATGGGCGGCTGGACCGAGATGACGGTCTCGGACGGCAGCGACATGCGCAAGGTCGACACCACCCATATCCCGCTGTCGGCCTACCTGGGCCCCGTCGGCATGCCCGGCATGACGGCGTGGTACGGCTTCACCCAGATCATGCAGGCCAAGGAAGGCGAGACGATCTGCGTCTCGGCCGCCAGCGGTGCTGTCGGCAGCGTGGTGGGCCAGCTGGCCAAGTTGAAAGGCTGCCGCGCCATCGGCATCGCCGGCGGCAAGGAAAAGTGCGACTACGTGGTCGATGAGCTGGGCTTCGACGCCTGCATCGACTACAAGGCCGGCAACCTGCGCGCCGACCTGAAGGCGGCGGCGCCGGACGGCATCGACGCGATCTTCGAGAACGTCGGCGGCGAGGTGTTCGACGCGGCGCTGGCGCGCACCAACGCGTTCGCGCGCGTGGCCCTGTGCGGCATGATCGCCGGCTATAACGGCGAGGACATCCCGCTGCGTAACGTGCGCCAGCTGCTCACCAACCGCATCACGCTGCGCGGCTTCATCGTCAGCGAGCACATGGAGCTGTGGCCGCAGGGCCTGCAGGAGCTGGGCCTGCTGGTGGCACAGGGCAAGCTGAAATACCGCGAGTCGGTCGCCGAAGGCCTGGCCGCCGCGCCGGACGCCTTCATTGGCCTGCTCAAGGGGCGCAATTTCGGCAAGCAGCTGGTCAAGCTGGCCTGATGCTGGCGGTGGCGCAAGGGTGATGGCGCTCGGGAGCAAGGTGTGACAAAATCGTTTCTTTAGCCTGAAGGTTTTGCATACGATGCTCTCAACACATGAAATCCGTTACGGCGACTGGGCGACCCTGGGCCGCGATGCCGCCGCGATCCGCACGGAAGTATTCGTGCGCGAGCAGAACGTACCGGCCGAACTGGAGATGGACGACAAGGATGCCGTCTGCCTGCACGCGGTCGCGTACGATGCCGCCGGGGTCCCGGTCGGCACCGGCCGGCTGCTGCCGGACGGGCATATCGGCCGCATGGCCGTGCTGCCGTCCGCGCGCGGCACCGGCGTCGGCGGCGCGCTGCTGCAAGGGCTGATGGCGCAGGCCCGGACCCGCGGCCATCGCGGCGTGGCATTGTCGGCGCAGACGCATGCGGCGCCGTTCTACAGTGCCCATGGCTTCCAGCAGGCCGGCGAGGAATTCTTCGAGGCTGGCATCGCCCATGTCGAGATGCGGCACGGGTTCTGACTGGACCCATGGTGTCAGGCACCGATCTGCGGGTCGGAGACCCGCAGATCGGTGCCTGACACCGGCGGGTTTATTTTTGCAACTGCTCCTGCAAGAAGCCGTGTAACTGCCGCACCGCCGGCGAGAACTGCCGCCGGTGCGGGCAAATCAGGTGCAGCGGCGCCGGCTCGCCCGGCTGCTCCGGCAGCAGCACCACCAGCCGCCCCGCCGCGACGTCGGCACGCACGTCGATCGACGACTTGTAGGCGATCCCTTCACCTGCCACGGCCCAGCGCCGCACCACATCCGCATCGTCGCTGGCCAGTGCGCCCCGCACCTGCACCGTGCGGCCGGCTTTCGCGCCGGCGACGGGAAAACGCCATTTGTCGTACAGCCGGCCATGCAACTGCCACAGCAGGCAGGAATGGTTGCGCAGGTCGTCCAGCGACGCCGGCATGCCGCATTGCTCCAGGTAGCCGGGCGAGGCAACCAGCACGCGCCGGTTGCCAGGTGCCAGCGGCAGTGCGACGAAGCTCGCATCGGCGTCGGTGCCGTAGCGGATCGCCACGTCGACGGGGTCGCGGAACACGTCCGCGACCTGGTCCGACAGCTGCAGCCGCAGTTCCAGGCGCGGGTGGGCGCGGCGGAATTGCCCCAGCAGCGGCAGCAGCACGTTGCGCCCCAGGTCGGAAGGCGCCGCGATGAACAGCGTGCCCGCCAGTGCTTCGTCGTCCTGGCGCAGCTCGTCGCGGCCGGCGTGCAGCAGGTCGATCACTTCCTTCGCGTACGGCAGGTAGCGCTCGCCCTCGTCCGTCAGGCGCAGGCTGCGCGTGGAGCGGGCGAACAGGCGCACTTCCAGGTCCCGTTCCAGCCGCATGATGGCGGCGCTGACTTGCCCGGGCAGCAGGTCGGCGTCGCGTGCCGCCTTGCTGAAGCTGCCGCAGGCGGCCGTGCGGACGAACAGCGCCAGGTCTTCGAACCGGACCATTTTCACTCGCCGAGTGAAAGTGATAACCGATTACCGGTCTTTTTCCGGTGCCAGCCCAGCCATATCATTGCTGCATCTCCACTTACTCCCCGAGGGACTCACGATGAAAGCAGTAGTTTACACGCAACACGGTTTGCCGATCGACCATCCCGAAGCCCTGCACGACATGGAGCTGCCGGCGCCGGTGCCCGGTCCGCGCGACCTGCTGGTCGAGGTGCGGGCGATCTCCGTCAATCCGGTCGACACCAAGGTGCGCCGCGGCGCCGCCGTGAGCGCGCCGCGCGTGCTGGGCTGGGACGCCGCCGGCGTGGTCGTCGCGACCGGCGCCGACGTCAGCGCGTTCAAGCCGGGCGACACCGTCTATTACGCCGGCTCGCTGACCCGGCCCGGTTCGTACAGCGAACTGCACCTGGTGGACGAGCGCATCGCCGGCCACAAACCCGCGTCGCTGGACTTCGCCGCTGCCGCCGCACTGCCGCTGACGTCGCTGACGGCCTGGGAGCTGCTGTTCGACCGGCTGCGGGTGCCGGAGCAGGGCGGTGCAGGCAAGTCGCTCGTCATCGTCGGCGCTGCCGGCGGCGTGGGATCGATCCTGACGCAGCTGGCGTCGAAGCTGACCGACCTGACCGTGATCGGCACCGCCTCCCGCGCCGAAACGCGCGCGTGGGTGCGCGAACTGGGCGCGCACCACGTGATCGACCATGGCCAGCCGATGGCGCCGCAGCTGGCCGCGCTGGGCATCGCCCACGCCGACATCGTCGTCAGCCTGACCCATAGCGAGCAGCACTATGCCGACATCGTCGAGATGCTGGCGCCGCAGGGCCAGTTCGCGCTGATCGACGACCCGGCCAGCCTGGACGCGATGCCGCTCAAGCGCAAGAGCATTTCGCTGCACTGGGAGCTGATGTTCACCCGCTCGATGTACGAGACGGCGGACATGGCACGCCAGCGCGAGATCCTCGACCGCGTTGCCGCGCTGGTCGATGCCGGCACGCTGCGCACGACGGTGGGCGAGCATTTCGGCGCCATCACGGCCGCCAACCTGCGCCGCGCCCATGCCCTCATCGAGAGCAACAAGGCCAAGGGCAAGATCGTGCTGGCAGGCTTTTGAGCCGCCCGCTACACTCGAGTCACCGCAACCGAACAAGGAGAGTCACACAATGAATATCGTGGAAAAAGCGGCCCAGCGCCACACCGTGAAGGCGTTCGACGCCAGCCGCAAGGTGCCGGACGAGATCATCGCCCAGCTGCGCATGCTGCTGCGCCTGGCGCCGTCGTCGGTCAACTCGCAGCCCTGGCACTTCGTCATCGCCAGCACGGACGAAGGCAAGGCCAGGATCGCCAAGTCGGCCGAAGGCGGTTACCAGTACAACGTCAGCAAGATCCGCGACGCCTCGCACGTGGTGGTGCTGGCCACGCGCGCCCATGCCGACGAAGCGTACCTGGAAGCCGTGCTGGCGCAGGAGGAACGCGACGGTCGCTTCGTCAACGAGGCGGCCAAGACGGCCGGCGCGGGCGCCCGCAAGCTGTTCACGGACATCCACCGCTACAAGCTCAAGGACGTGGCGCAGTGGTACGAGAAGCAGACCTACCTGGCCCTGGGCAGCTTGCTGCTGGGCGCGGCCGCGCTGGACGTGGGCGCCACGCCGATGGAGGGTTTCGACGCCGAGATCCTCGACAAGGAACTGGGCCTGCGCGAAAAAGGCTACACCGCTTCCGTCATCGTCTCGCTGGGCTACAGCGGCGCCGAGGACTTCAATGCCAAGCTGCCGAAGTCGCGGCTGCCGGTGGAGCAGGTGTTTACCGACATCTGAGCCGGCGCGCCTTACGCCACCTCCACCTCGTGCAATTGCGCCGGTGCCGCCGCATACAGCTTGACGACGGTGGAGGTGCGCGTGCCGTAGTCGGCCGACTCGATCTTCACGGCCGACAGCATGCGCTCGCGCTCGATCGGCACGCCCGTCTCGGGCAGGCGCTGGTCCGGTGCGCGCGTGGTGTCGGCCAACATCTCGAAATACGCCTCTTCCGGGGCGCCCAGGCACAGCAGGCTGGCGAATTGCGCCTTGGTGCGCACCACCTTGGGCCAGGGCGAATCGAGCAGCGCGTTCGACAGGCCGTAGATCCCGGGCGGCAGCGGCTGGCCGTTGCGCGGGTCGGCCTCGCCCCGGTTGGAGAACCACACCAGTTCCAGGCCGTCGCACAGCACCAGGTTGAAGCCGTTGTAGGCGTGCGCGCCGGGCCGGATCTGCTCGACGTAGTCGCGCGCGCTCATCGATCCGGCCAGGAAGTTCGACACCAGCATGCCGCGCGACGGCGCCTGCGGATCGAAGTCGTGCGGGGCGCGGATATTGGTCAGGGCGGCAAAGCGCGACGGCGCCTTGCCCTGCTGCGGCTCGGCGGCCAGGGCGCCGCCCGTGCAGCGCGCCCTGAGCGGCGTGATATTGGGCGGATAGGGGTCGCCGGGCGACTCCGGCCGCGTGATGCCCATCCAGCTGCCGCCAGCCTTCAGGTCACGGCCCGCCACGATCTGCGGGTTTTCCTCCCACGGCGCGGCCGGCGCGCTGGCGCGGGCAAAATACTCGTCGCGGTTGGCGGCGGCAATGAGGGGCACGCCCGGCACCACCTGCCAGGCAAAGACGATCAGGCACATCAGGGGAGATCCGTGAAGACTTCGTTGTGGCGGGGACCGGCCAGGAGTGGCGCGATGTGCGCCCGGGCGCAGGCTTGTTCCAGCGCGTCGGCAAAGCCGGCGCCGACGTTCGGATAGACTTCCATCCATGTCTGCAGCCCGTCCTGCGCGGCGGGCCGGCGTTTCAGTTGCGGCGCCACGCCGTGCGTGGCCGCCAGCTCGCGCTGCAGCGCATGGACGCGCTCGCGCAGCGGCGCCGTGTCGGCGTCGCGTACCTTGTAATAGACGTACAGGTCGGCCATCAGACGTCGAGCTTGTCCAGCACGTACGGCATCGGCTGGAAGCGCAGCGCCGGGCCTTGCGCCGAGCCGGCATGCACGGCGCCGGCCTCCAGCGCCTCCAGCTTCATCTCGACCAGCGCATCGACGCCGCCGGCACCGTTCGGCGCCGCGTTGACGACCATGCCGCACGGCTGTGCCGGGTCGGCCGGCGTGAACACCTCGGTGCCGGCCGCGATCGCGGCGTCGTCGATGGTCGCCAGCGCCGTGCGGCGTTTCAGCTTGCCCAGGTACTGGCTGCGCGCGACGATTTCCTGGCCCGGATAGCAGCCCTTCTTGAAATTGACACCGCCCAGCAGTTCCAGGTTGACCATCTGCGGCACGAACTGCTCCTGCGTGGCGGCGGTGACGAGCGGGACGCCGGCATGGATGTCGGCCAGGCGCCAGGCCTCGGTACCGGCCACGTTCAGGCGCCCGGCCAGTTCGGCCGCCACCGTGTCCGCCGCTTGGCTGGTCGCCAGCCATTGGTAGCGCGGCGCGCCAAACGCGTCGGCCACGCGCAGCAGGGTGCCCAGCGGGTGGTCCAGCTTGGTGTACGGCGCCTCGGGCAGGGCGTCGAACCAGGTGCGCAGCACGGCTTCGCCGTCGGCGCCGCCGATGCCCAGCAGTACGCGGCCTTCCAGCGCGTCCGACGCCTTGGTCTTCGCCCGCAGCACGAACATCTGCAGGCGCTTCTGGATGGCGGGCTGCAATTCGCGCGCCAGTTGCAGCAGCACGGCATCGCCGTCGCGCCACATCAGGAAGCTGGCCAGCAGGCGGCCCTTCGGCGTGCAATAGCCGGCCAGGCGCACGTCGCGCTCGCCCAGGTGTTCCACGTCGTTGGTCAGCTGCGAGTGCAGGAAGGAACGCGATTCTTCGCCCGCGAAGGCGATGATGCCCGTGTCGGCCAGGTGGGCGACGAAGCCGGTGGCCAGCACGGCCGGGGTGACGGCGGCGGCTGGTGCTGCGAGGACTTGATTCCAGGTGTTCATAAATTTGGATACTTTGGCCATGAAAGCATTATCATTACGGGCTCATTATAAAGATCCCCGGCAAAACGCGCCGGGCAGGCCCAAATCCAGGAGTCGCAACACAGATGGCATTGATAACAAGAACGATCGCGCTAGGCGTGCTGGCCGCATGCGCCGCCGGCGCCGGTTTCGCCTGGTGGGCCCAGGCGCCGATCACCGTCGAAGGCGACGCGATTCCCTTCACGATCAGCAAGGGCAGCGGCGCCCATGCCGCCGGCCAGCAGATCGCCGGCGCCGGCGTGCCGATGCAGCCGCTGCTGTTCAACGTGCTGGCGCGCGCCACCGGCAAGAGCGCGCGCCTGAAGGCCGGCTCCTACGAGCTGAAACCAGGCACCACGCCGCTGCGCCTGATCGACCAGCTGGTGCGCGGCGAGTACGCGCAGGAGTCCCTGACCATCATCGAAGGCTGGACGTTCCGCCAGATGCGCCAGGCCATCGCCGCGCACCGGGGCCTGAAGCATGACACGGTCGGCCTGTCCGACGCGGACCTGATGAAGAAGCTCGATGCCCAGTACCCGCATCCGGAAGGGCTGTTCTTCCCCGACACCTATCTGTTCGCCAAGGGCTCGTCGGAACTGCAGATCTACAAGCAGGCGCACAGCGCCATGATGCAGCACCTGACGGCCGCCTGGTACAAGCGCGCGCCCGACCTGCCGTACAGCACGCCGTACCAGGCCCTGACCATGGCTTCCATCGTCGAGAAGGAAACGGGCCAGAAGGCCGAACGGGCGATGATCGCGGCCGTGTTCGTGAACCGCCTGAAGCTGGGCATGATGCTGCAGACCGACCCCACGGTCATCTACGGCATCGGCGAGAAATTCGACGGCAATATCCGCAAGAAGGACCTGGAAACGGACACCCCGTACAATACGTATATGCGGACGGGCCTGCCCCCCACGCCGATCGCGCTGCCGGGCCAGCAGTCGCTGGCCGCCGCGCTGGCGCCGGCGCGCTCGAACGCACTGTATTTCGTCGCGCGCGGCAACGGCACCAGCCACTTCTCGGATAATCTCACCGACCACAACAAGGCCGTCAACCAATATCAGAGGCAGCAGCAATGACAGTGCCACGAGGCAAATTCATCACCTTCGAAGGCATCGACGGCGCCGGCAAGTCCACCCACATCCGCTACTGCGCCGACCTGGTGGCCGCGCGCGGCATCGAGCTGGTCAGCTCGCGCGAGCCGGGCGGCACGCCGCTGGGCGAAAAGCTGCGCGAACTGGTGCTGCACGAGCCGATGCACCTGGAAACCGAAGCGCTGCTGGTGTTCGCCAGCCGGCGCGAGCACATCGCCCAGGTGATCGAGCCGGCACTGGCGCGCGGCGCCTGGGTCATCTCGGACCGGTTTACCGACGCCAGCTTCGCCTACCAGGGCGGCGGGCGCGGCCTGGACCTGATCAAGATCGAAACGCTGGCCAACTGGGTCCACCCCGAGCTGTGGCCCGACCTGACCATCCTGTTCGACGTGCCGCTGGAAGTCGCGCGCGCCCGCCTGGACGCGACGCGCGAACTGGACAAGTTCGAGCAGGAAAAGGCCGACTTCTTCCTGGCCGCCCGCAACGAGTACCTGCGCCGCGCGGCCCAGTACCCCGAACGGTTCCGCGTGATCGACTCGACGCAGACGATCGAGGCGATCCGCCTGCAGCTGGCCGAGATCATCGGCGCCTTGCGATGAGCGAGGGTACGGCGATGCAGACGGGCGTCTATCCATGGCAAGAGGGCGCGTGGGGCCAGTTGCAGCTCTTGCGCCAGCGCCTGCCGCACGCGATCCTGTTCCACGGCGCGGCCGGCATCGGCAAGGCCGACTTCATCGAGCACTTTGCCCAGGCCCTGCTGTGCGAGAACGTGCGTGCCGACGGCCACGCCTGCGGCGCCTGCGCGTCGTGCGGCTGGTTCGTCCAGCAGAGCCACCCGGACTACCGCCGCATCCGTCCGGAAGCGTTCGAGGACGAGCCGGGCGAGGCGGAAGAGGGCGAGGACAAGAAGAGCAAGACCAAGACGCCGTCGAAAGAGATCAAGATCGAACAGGTGCGCGCGCTGGCCGATTTTATGAACATCTCGACGCACCGCCAGGGCCTGCGCGTGGTCGTGCTGTACCCGGCCGAGGCACTGAACATGCCGGCCTCGAACGCCTTGCTGAAGACCCTGGAAGAGCCGCCGCCGGGCACCGTGTTCCTGCTGGCGTCGAACAGCCTGGACCGGCTGCTGCCGACGATCCTGTCGCGCTGCCGCAAGTTCGCGCTGCCGTTGCCGGCGCATGCGGAAGCGCTGGCATGGCTGCAGGCGCAGGGCGTGGCGGACGCCGACAGCTGGCTGCGCGAGCAGGGCGGCGCGCCGCTGGCCGCGCTGGCGCAATCGGAGGCCGGCAACCGCGAGGAGATCGACACCTTGCTGCAATACCTGGCCCATCCGGCTGTCGAGGGCGCGTTGCGCACGGCGGACAAGCTGCAGAAAGTGCCCCTGACCTCCCTGGTGGCATGGCAGCAGCGCTGGCTGTACGACCTGTTTTCCTGCAAGCTGACGGGCAACATCCGGTATTATCCCCGTTATGCCCGCGAGCTGAAGGCACTGGCCGAGAAGGTTCACGTCAGCCGCTTGCTGGCGGCGATCAAGGGCACGGCCGAGCGGCGCGCCACGTCGGACCATCCGCTCTCGCCCAAGCTGTTCATCGAGGATATGCTGCTGGACTATACTGCCTGCTGTGCATGAAAGGATGCCCATGAGCGCTGGCCCGCCCGATCCGAATCCGCTGCTCAATCCGAACACCCAGCCGGGCGGCGCGCCGCGGCCGACGGTGCTGTCGCTGGCGATCCGGGAAAAGGCGGCCCTGTACGCGGCCTACATGCCGTTCCTGAAGAACGGCGGCATCTTCGTGCCGACCCAGAAGGCCTACAAGGTGGGCGACGAGATCTACCTGATATTGACCTTGATGGACGACGCCACCAAGTATCCGATCGCCGGCAAGGTCGTGTGGATCACGCCGGCCGGCGCCCACAACAACAAGGCGCAGGGCATCGGTGTCCATTTCCCGGACGACGAGACGGGCCAGCGCACCCGTGCCCGCATCGAGGAAATCCTCGGCGCGGCCCTGCGTTCCACGCGCGCCACCCATACTCTTTGACTTCGCACGCATGTCTTTTCGCCACCGCATCGCCACCCTGGGCGACCTGCCCACCATCGTCGCCATCTACAACAGCACCATCGCCTCGCGCGAAGTCACGGCCGACACCGAGCCTGTCTCGGTCGAGTCGCGCCTGAACTGGTTCCACGAGCACCAGCCGGAGCGCCGGCCGCTGTGGGTGATCGAGCGGGCCGACGACACGTCGGCGCACCCGGAAATCCTCGGCTGGATCTCGTATTCGAATTTCTATGGCCGCCCGGCGTATTCCGGCACGGCCGAGGTGTCGATCTATATTGCGGAAAACTGGCGCGGCAAGGGCATCGGGCGCTATGCGCTGACGGAAGCGATCGCGCATGCGCCGAAAATCGCCGTGCACACGGTGCTGGGCTTCATCTTCGGCCACAACGCGCCCAGCCTGGCGCTGTTCCGGCGGTTCGGCTTCGAACAGTGGGCCAATTTCCCGCGGGTGGCGAACCTGGATGGGGTCGAGCGCGACCTGATCATCCTGGGCAAGCGGGTGGCATGACGTTGGTGCCTCAGGGTTAGGGTCTGTCCCCATCGGGGACTGACCCTGGTTTTAATCGGCAGCGCCAGCGCTACGTTGCAGCTTGGTGCCTGCTGCATTGGAGTCCCTGAAAAAAACCGGGGTCAGTCCCCTGCGGGGACAGACCCCAACCCCGGACGCGGCGGTGTTGTCTTGGCTAAGCTACAATAGCCCCATGTTCATCGATTCACACTGCCACATCGACTTCCCCGAGCTGGCCGCTCGCATGCCGGAACTGCGCGCGAAAATGGCGCAGAACCAGGTCACCCACGCCCTGTGCGTGTCGGTCGACCTGCCGGATTTCCCGCGCGTGCTGGCGCTGGCCGAGGAGTATCCGAATATCTTCGCCTCCGTCGGCGTCCACCCCGACTACGAGGACACCCCCGAACCCACCGTCGAGCAGCTGGTCGCACTGGCCGACCATCCGAAGATCGTCGCCATCGGCGAGACCGGTCTGGATTACTACCGCCTGACGGGCGACCTGGAATGGCAGCGCGAGCGCTTCCGCACCCACATCCGCGCCTCGCGCGCCACACGCAAACCCCTGATCATCCACACCCGTGCCGCCAGCGCCGACACCATCCGCATCATGCAGGAAGAGGGTGCCGGCACGGCCGATGGCGGCGTGGCCGGCGTCATGCACTGCTTTACCGAGTCGCTGGAGGTGGCGCAGGCGTCGATGGCGCTGGGCTTCTACATCTCCTTTTCCGGCATCGTCACGTTCAAGAGCGCCAAGGAGCTGCAGGCCGTGGCCCAGGCGGTGCCGCTGGAGCGCATGCTGATCGAGACCGATTCGCCATACCTGGCGCCGGTGCCGTACCGGGGCAAGATGAACGAGCCGGGCTACGTCGCCCACGTGGCCGAGTTCATCGCCCAGCTGAAGGGCGTCACCGTCGCGGAAGTGGCCGAGCGCACCACGGCCAACTTCTTCGACCTGTTCAGCACGGCGGGGCGCGCCTGATGGGCATCCGCATCCGCCTGCGCCTGGTGCGCCGCCGTATCCTCGCCACCGTCGCGATGGCGCTGGCCGCCGTCGGCGCCGCCCCGCACGCTGTGGCGGCCAGCCAGGGCGACAATGACAAAGTCACGTTCTTCCGCGCCGCCCAGCTGAACGACGCGGCCCGCATCAAGCCGCTGCTGGCGCGCGGGCTCGACCCCAATGTGCGCGAGCCGGAGCGGGGCGAGACGGCCCTGATCGTGGCACTGCGCAACGACGCGATGAACGTGTTCGACCTGCTGCTGGCGCAGCCGAAACTGCAGCCCGATGCCCAGGCCAGCAACGGCAACACGGCGCTGATGATGGCCGCCTTCAAGAACAACAAGCCGGCCGTGGAAAAGCTGATCGCCAAGGGCGCCCAGGTCAACCGGCCCGGCTTCACGGCGCTGCATTACGCGGCGGCGGCCGGCGCCATCGACATCCTGCGCTACCTGCTGGAGCAGCACGCCTATATCGACGCGGAATCCCCGACCAAGATGACGCCGCTGATGCTGGCCGCGCGCGAAGGCCAGGAAGAAGCCGTCAAGGTGCTGCTGGAGGAGGGCGCCGACGCCACGCTGCGCGACGCCGGCTTCAAGCTGACGGCCGCCGAGATGGCGGAAAAGGCCGACAAGCCCTGGATCGCCGAGACGATCCGCAAGCACCTGGCCGTCAAGGCCAAGCGCTGAATCCCGCCGTCGGCCGGGGCAAACGGGAGAATTGAAGCCTTTTCTCCGCCAAGCTCGGCCGATCGCGCCGCCCTGTTGATCCTGATAATGGCTTCATTGCCTGAGGCAAATATCAAAAGGATCATCATGTTGAACGAACGCGAAATCGAAAGCTGCTACCTGGGCCAGTTCATCCCGGTGCACTACCATCACAATATGCTGATGGACAACAACCGCATGCACAGCTTCAAGTCGGCCATCGACTACGTCGTCAAGCCGGGCATGAAGGTGCTGGAACTGGGCGGCGGCACCGGCGTATTGTCGTGGTTCGCGGCGGCCAAGGCCGACAAGGTCTACTGCGTCGAGTTCAATCCGGACATGGTGCAGCAGGCGCAGAAATTCCTGGCGATCAATCCGAACGGCGAGAAGGTCGAGGTGATCCACGCCGACGCGTTCGAGTACCTGCCGCCGGAACCGGTCGACGTGGTCATCTGCGAGATGATCCACGTGGCCATGCTGCGCGAGAAGCAGGTCGAGGTGATCGAGTCGTTCAAGCGCCGCTATGCGCAGAAGTTCGGCGGCCCGCTGCCCGTGTTCATCCCGGAAGCGGTACTGATGGCCGCGCAGCCGCTGCAGCAGGAATACGATTTCGAAGGCTTCTATGCGCCGATCGTCCAGTTCCAGGAAACCGGCGTGGTGCACAACAACACGGTGGAACTGGCGCAGCCGGCCATCTACGCCGTGGTCGACTTCACCCAGCCGAACGCGCTGTCGTACGCCTGGCAGGGCAAGTTCGTGGTCGAGCGCGCCGGCACCGTCAACGCCATGCGCTTCGTGACCAAGAACATCCTGGCCGTGGTGCAGGAACGAGCCACCACGATCGACTGGCTGAACCACTACATGACCTTGCCGCTGGCGCAGCCCGTGCAAGTGCGCGCCGGCGACGTGCTGCAGGTCAGCTTCGCCTACCGCGCCGGCGGCTCGATCCCGTCGCTGGAGGCATCGCTGCAGGCTGCCGTGGTGTTCGAAGCGGAGGAAGTGGCGACCGTCGAGGCGATCCCGGCCTTCGCCTGATCCCGCCCCAGTGCAGTTCGTGCCGCGTTTTCAGCGGCCGGTCGCATCCTTCGCCCGCGGCGCCCGCGGCGCGCTACAGTAGCGGCATCGATTGAATGCTGGCGGAGGATGCGATGTTCAGTTTCATGCTGTGGTTGGTCTTGCTGTTGCTGTGCTGGCCGCTGGCCCTGCTGGCACTGCTGCTGTACCCCGTGTTCTGGCTGCTGACCCTGCCTTTCCGCCTGATCGGCATCGGCGTCGACGCCATCTTCGAGACCCTGCGCGCCATCGTGCTGCTGCCGGCGCGCGTGCTGGGCGGCGCGCGCCGCTAGGCGGCGTCAGAAATCGACCAGCACCCCCGCGCCCAGCGACATCTGGGCATAGTTGTAGTCGATCAGGCTCTGGCCATACCCCGAGAAGAACTGCAGGTAGCCTTTCAGGTTGGACCGGATCGGCGCCGCCCAGCCCAGCTGCACGGCGCCGTGCTTGGTGTGGAAGTTGCGCCGCGCCAGCAGCGAGTATTCGGTGCCGTTGTCGCGGTAGGACACGCGCACGTCGCCATGGCCCATGAAATCGGCGATGTCGATGTTGTCGTTGTCCGAGCGGTCGTTGTCCAGGCGCTTCCAGATGCGCGCCGTTACGGCCAGCTTGCCGTATTCACCGCCCACCTCCCCATATAAACGGTTCCAGCTGCGCGACAGCTTCGCGGTCTGGCCGTTCGACTGGTGTACCAGGCCCAGGCTGGCATAGCGGAAATCGAAGCCGCCGATGCGCTTGCCGATCG
Coding sequences:
- a CDS encoding folate-binding protein YgfZ, translating into MNTWNQVLAAPAAAVTPAVLATGFVAHLADTGIIAFAGEESRSFLHSQLTNDVEHLGERDVRLAGYCTPKGRLLASFLMWRDGDAVLLQLARELQPAIQKRLQMFVLRAKTKASDALEGRVLLGIGGADGEAVLRTWFDALPEAPYTKLDHPLGTLLRVADAFGAPRYQWLATSQAADTVAAELAGRLNVAGTEAWRLADIHAGVPLVTAATQEQFVPQMVNLELLGGVNFKKGCYPGQEIVARSQYLGKLKRRTALATIDDAAIAAGTEVFTPADPAQPCGMVVNAAPNGAGGVDALVEMKLEALEAGAVHAGSAQGPALRFQPMPYVLDKLDV
- the mltG gene encoding endolytic transglycosylase MltG; translation: MALITRTIALGVLAACAAGAGFAWWAQAPITVEGDAIPFTISKGSGAHAAGQQIAGAGVPMQPLLFNVLARATGKSARLKAGSYELKPGTTPLRLIDQLVRGEYAQESLTIIEGWTFRQMRQAIAAHRGLKHDTVGLSDADLMKKLDAQYPHPEGLFFPDTYLFAKGSSELQIYKQAHSAMMQHLTAAWYKRAPDLPYSTPYQALTMASIVEKETGQKAERAMIAAVFVNRLKLGMMLQTDPTVIYGIGEKFDGNIRKKDLETDTPYNTYMRTGLPPTPIALPGQQSLAAALAPARSNALYFVARGNGTSHFSDNLTDHNKAVNQYQRQQQ
- the tmk gene encoding dTMP kinase codes for the protein MTVPRGKFITFEGIDGAGKSTHIRYCADLVAARGIELVSSREPGGTPLGEKLRELVLHEPMHLETEALLVFASRREHIAQVIEPALARGAWVISDRFTDASFAYQGGGRGLDLIKIETLANWVHPELWPDLTILFDVPLEVARARLDATRELDKFEQEKADFFLAARNEYLRRAAQYPERFRVIDSTQTIEAIRLQLAEIIGALR
- a CDS encoding DNA polymerase III subunit delta', whose protein sequence is MQTGVYPWQEGAWGQLQLLRQRLPHAILFHGAAGIGKADFIEHFAQALLCENVRADGHACGACASCGWFVQQSHPDYRRIRPEAFEDEPGEAEEGEDKKSKTKTPSKEIKIEQVRALADFMNISTHRQGLRVVVLYPAEALNMPASNALLKTLEEPPPGTVFLLASNSLDRLLPTILSRCRKFALPLPAHAEALAWLQAQGVADADSWLREQGGAPLAALAQSEAGNREEIDTLLQYLAHPAVEGALRTADKLQKVPLTSLVAWQQRWLYDLFSCKLTGNIRYYPRYARELKALAEKVHVSRLLAAIKGTAERRATSDHPLSPKLFIEDMLLDYTACCA
- a CDS encoding PilZ domain-containing protein gives rise to the protein MSAGPPDPNPLLNPNTQPGGAPRPTVLSLAIREKAALYAAYMPFLKNGGIFVPTQKAYKVGDEIYLILTLMDDATKYPIAGKVVWITPAGAHNNKAQGIGVHFPDDETGQRTRARIEEILGAALRSTRATHTL
- a CDS encoding N-acetyltransferase family protein, with the protein product MSFRHRIATLGDLPTIVAIYNSTIASREVTADTEPVSVESRLNWFHEHQPERRPLWVIERADDTSAHPEILGWISYSNFYGRPAYSGTAEVSIYIAENWRGKGIGRYALTEAIAHAPKIAVHTVLGFIFGHNAPSLALFRRFGFEQWANFPRVANLDGVERDLIILGKRVA
- a CDS encoding TatD family hydrolase, with the protein product MFIDSHCHIDFPELAARMPELRAKMAQNQVTHALCVSVDLPDFPRVLALAEEYPNIFASVGVHPDYEDTPEPTVEQLVALADHPKIVAIGETGLDYYRLTGDLEWQRERFRTHIRASRATRKPLIIHTRAASADTIRIMQEEGAGTADGGVAGVMHCFTESLEVAQASMALGFYISFSGIVTFKSAKELQAVAQAVPLERMLIETDSPYLAPVPYRGKMNEPGYVAHVAEFIAQLKGVTVAEVAERTTANFFDLFSTAGRA